The Triticum aestivum cultivar Chinese Spring chromosome 6D, IWGSC CS RefSeq v2.1, whole genome shotgun sequence genomic sequence AAGCTCGCCTCGTCGCAAAGGGATACGTTCAGCGCCAGGGGGTGGATTTTGAAGAAgtctttgctcctgtggctcgtaTGGAAACTGTCAGGCTACTGCTCGCGCTCGCCGCGCACTCTGGCTGGGAGGTCCATCACATGGACGTGAAATCAGCATTCCTGAACGGTGATCTCAGTGAGGAGGTTTATGTTGCACAGCCTCCGGGATACGAGGTTCCTGGCCAAGAGGGAAGTGTACTGCGTCTGCACAAAGCATTGTATGGACTGCATCAGGCGCCACGCGCATGGTATGCTAAGCTGGATGAGACTCTCTCCTCTCTTGGCTTCACACGAAGTGCTCTAGAGCATGCAGTGTACAGACGGGGCAACTCGCAGTCTTTCCTGCTGGTAGGAGTGTATGTCGATGATCTGATCATCACAGGGACAAATGCAGCAGATATAATCTCCTTCAAAGATCAGATGCAGCAGCTCTTTAAGATGAGCGATCTTGGACAGTTGAGTTACTATCTGGGCATTGAAGTGCAGCAAAACAGCGGTGGAATCACACTCAGTCAGAAGAGTTACGCTGGCAAGATCTTGGAAATGGCAGATATGAGCAACTGCAACAGTTGTCACACGCCAATGGACTGTCGCCTCAAACTGAAGAAAGAGGACGATGGTGATCTGTTTGATGCCACTCTGTATCGCAGGATAATTGGAAGTCTGCGCTACCTAGTGAACACAAGACCAGATATTGCACATTCAGTGGGTATAGTCAGTAGATTCATGGAGAAACCAAGCACTCATCACTGGGCAGCAGTTAAGCAGATCCTAAGGTACATCAAAGGCACTATGCATTATGGGTGCAACTACAGGAGGGGCCATGGAACTGCTGAACTTCTTGGATTCAGTGACAGCGACCACGCTGGAGATACTGGCGATCGCAAGAGCACATCCGGGCATGTCTTCTTCCTTGGTAAGAATCTGGCAACCTGGAGCTCTCAGAAGCAAAAGATTGTGGCTCTCTCTTCTTGCGAAGCTGAATACGTTGCAATAGCAGCTGCCACTTGTCAGGGACTGTGGCTGAGCCGATTACTGGAGGATATCACAGATGCCTCACCGGCGCAGTTCAAGTTACTGGTGGACAACAAATCAGCCATAGCTCTGAGCAAGAACCCAGTTCATCATGATCGAAGCAAACATATCGATGTTAAGTTTCACTTCGTGCGAGATTGTATGGAGCAGAAGCAAATGGAGATAGATCATGTTGGGACTCAAGATCAGCTCGCCGATGCACTGACCAAAGCGCTCGGGCGCGTCCATTTCATAGAGATGCGGCAGAGGCTGGGGATGATCGGCGTAGTGCAGTGAGATTAAGGGGGTGAAATGTTAGCCTAGATAATCTCATGCATGTAGCATTGTTTACTTTCTGTTTTTTGTAATAACGCATGCATAGTCATGCACGTAGTGGAGAGCTGCGCCTCTCCGTAGGATATTCCcacctcctggtcttggtctctgATCCATCCAGTCGCTGGATGGAGCGACACTTGCGGATCACAGCTGCCAGGCCGGGAGGTGGTTAGTGGAGTCCTGTACGATGCATAAGATGTGGAATAACAGAACAGAAAACGCTGCGCGTTGTGGCAGCACAAAGCTCTCGCAagttcatcttcttcctcaacctatccctctctGACTCCCTCGATCGGCAACAACAGCGACAGCGAGGCCCACAGCCACAACACAGTGGTCAGTGGCACGCGATCAGCATTCAGCAGATTGCCTCGCCTCAGGCTCACTATCTATCTTCTACAGTATGATTTGATTTGTGCCCGACCTCCTTACAATCGCTAAATACAAGAGCCACAGCGCCCCGCCGCAGCCCTAGCCACAGcgccccgccgctgccgcctctCCCGTCTCGACCCGCTAGTTCctcgcccccaccccaccccctctgGTCCGTTCTCCGCCGCCGCCTGTCTCCTTCCCGgaaccaactccaactccaactcggAAACAGACTCGTGCTCCCGTCTTCCCGGAACCAACTCCGATTCCGAACCAACTCCGCCGCCTGTCTCCTTCCCGTCCGCGACTTGGTTTCGAGGTATGAGCTCTATATATATCTAGATCCGCCCCGACGCCCACAATATCAGATCGATCGATTGCGCTGATTATTATAACAACAGCAAAAAATCCCATCTTTTGTGTCCAGTTTGTAGGATGTCTAAGCGACGACGCCAGGGCGAGGAGGGTCAGGCCAACTGCCATGACCGCAGCGGCAACAAGCACGAGAAGAGCCTCTATCTGGTTCTAGATGACTGGCACAGGGGCTTCACCATCCGCAAGCTTGACGCCGACAGCCCTGACGTAAGCAACCCCCCTGTCGTCCGGCTAGTGTCACCTGCGCGTGACCTTCCCATGGACTTTGCAGCACTGGGCGGCAACATCATAGCTACTAGCAACCAATATACTGCAACCGTGGTCTTCGACACGGAAACTGACGCTCTGGCCATGGGCAATCCCCTCCCTGATTCACTCCTTGATGCGGCCAACTACTTTTTCACCGCCGGTGACGTGCTGTTTGCGTTTGCCTACTACTTCATGAGGCGGCCTCACTCCTTTCAAGTCCTGACCGCCACCAAGGATGACATGAACACTTTGTGCCCAAGCACTGACTGGTCCTGGAAAAGCATGCCGGCACCCTTCGCTAAGGATGAAAAGATCGAATCCTACGCCCTTCACCCGGACGGACACACCATGTTTGTGTCTTCGTACATCAACGAAATCAACCGTGGCACCTTCTCCTTTGACACCAAGACCAGTGAGTGGAGGCGCCATGGGGAATGGATGTTCCCTTTCGTGCTTGAAGGCTTCTTCGACGCCGACCTAGATGCATGGGTTGGGCTACACCCAGATGGCTACATCTGCTCCTGCCAAGTTCCCTCCCTCAGCAATAGCAGCAGCACATTGCAGCAGCCCAACTGGAAGATGGCCAAGGAGCACAGGATGTGGAACCCATACCATCAGCTGGCTAGAGGGCGAGGGCCTACTCTCACCTACATGGGCAACTCCAGATTTTTCCTTGTTGATTGCGTGGCGGCCGATGGTTTAGAGTTCCAGGATGCTTTTGGTGACTCTCGTGGCTGCGTGCTCAACATGACCACGTTTCGTCTCAGGTACGATAGTGAGGGAAATCTGCGAATCAAAGACAGGGACACTACCTCTTGTCGTGTGTCTAAGCAACTCTCGACGTTCTCCCCCGTGGCGTTCTGGATGTAGCTACAGCAAAGGAAACTGCTcatgctgtttttatttatttagctGTATGTCAGCTATGTTCATCATCCCATCTGtaaattactccctccatttttctATATACAAGGCCACTTTGTAAAttgggtccaactttgaccatCGATTTGAGCAACAAATATATGTTATACTCCACGCAAAGTACGGGCATATAACATATAATTTTGTTGCTCAAATTGATGATCAAAGTTAAGCCCAAATTATGAAATGGCCTTTAGAAAAGAGAGGGAGTATGATTTGAATTAATAAAAAGCAAACCGTTTATTGTGTGGAACCTTTTGGAGCTCTTAATTGTTAATTCTGCAAATGCAGAAACCGAGTTTCAGCAACTTTATGTTAATTTCTGTAATAATAAATATAGATGTGAGTTGGAATCTAAATATAGCTGACATATTCTCATCTTATCTGTCACCACAGAAAAGAAATAATATCTCTGCAGTTCTCTCTTGCTTTTTTTGGGGGAAAAAGCCCCCTCAGGGGGCTCTCGTCCCATTGTAACTTCAAGTAAAGTTAACTAAGCGCAGTGTGAATTGCTCATAATTTGCAAACATTTGCTAATTTATTATATGGACTGGAGAATGTTAATTCATGGCCGCTTCCTTTCCTTGACATGGTAATACGTACATTCTCCTGTCCATAAGTCCAAGAATAGGTTAAATTTCGAACATCTTTAggattcagatttgtgtttcataaAAGAACACAATCAGGTTTCGGAGTCACTTTATGGAGAAGCTAGCCATTGATCAATATGTAAACTCATTAGGATGCTTGTGTGAAGAATGCCAATAAAATAATATTTACATGACATGGCTAATGCCGCGTCTACTTATTTACAATTTACATTCTGTTAAAATGCAAAGAATTTATTTCTTGGCAACTAAATCATCCCATGTTTAGTTGCTTTTATGCATTATTACTGATTTACAATCAGTTGCCAAAGAAAGCCTTAACTAATTGTTATGCTAGTGCAAAACATGATTTAGCAGCTACTTTTTACACTACACATTTTGTGATAAGTTACTTGTTCTGCTGTTGTTCCATGTTCGTTAATTGTGCATCACATGTTCACCAAAGTGGCTAGGCTATTAGATAGATGGGTCATTTTATTGCCAGGATGTTTTCCAGCGTGTTCACAAATGTTGATCAACAGTACAGTGGTTCAGAAGTTGATCTCAACCTTTAACAATTTTCTTATatctgtttttcttttttgatatatatatatatatatatatatatatatatatatatatatatgcagtatGCTTTGGTTTATTTATAGGATGCGTTGTAAGCTAGATATATTCAGTGAAAGGTTCTGCAGTAATTAAGATAGATACCAACACCATTGCCTTTATTGCATTGCTACATTCTATTCTAGGATGTGAATTTGTTGGCCAATCATCTAAAAAAAAGCAATTGGCAAATGCTGATGCATCAAATACCTGGCATTTTTTCATGTTTGGGCCCTTTTAATTACAAATACCTGGTTTATTTATGGGGAATTTTTGGTAAATTACAGAGTAACATAAATTTATAAGTAGATAcctaaagaaagaaaataaaatcacaGCCTATACAAACACTATATTGTATTTTTTCTATACAAAATCCATCTGGTGACGTTATTCAGTAAAATGCCATGAGAAAATTTTAAAAGATGATAAAAAAATGCACTTCAGAGGTACTCATGTTGGTATATTTTGAACTGGCCATTGTAACCCTgtggaagtacagtaatactccctccgtcccaaaattcttgtcttagacttgtctagatacagatgtataagtcacgttttagtattagatacatccgcatctagacaaatctaagacaagaattttgggacggagggagtatgttgtatCTCTGTAAAAGATTTGTGTGCCTTTGTTGTTGATAAGCAGGAGGTTATGAGACTGAAAAGCATGAGTCACTCATCAGTCATCACTTAGTTTAGAAACATGTATttgggagcaatttttatttctagGTAAATACGCATTGTCTGCACACAAGTCGTGTCATTATATAAACCAAACCTCAAAGCTGATTTTTTTTTCCGATGCTACTACATTGTAAGAAAATCATGAATTGTACTTGGCAATGTAGATTATCAATGGCTTATGGCCACAAGTAGAGGCAGATGGACAATGTGAACAGAAACCAAACATGGTTACAGAAATTATTTTAGGTTCAATTTGCTTTGAACTTGAGAATCTAGCAAATTGAAATATGGGAAGTTGGTTCTGAAAATAGCACTAGCCCTGTACCGATTCCAGGTCATGGTTACTAATCACAAGATTTGACATGTACGTATATTCTGTTGCAGTAtgtgctactccctccgatccaaaataagtgtcgcagttttgaactaagattagtTCAACCTTAATTCAAAACTGCGATACTtattatggattggagggagtattaAAGTTCATGCTCTATATCATGGTGTGTTCTCTTTTTGGTTTCATTGGTCATTGTGTGTTTCTAAAGATCCTTTGAAGATCAATACCAATCTTTGTTTAGTTACTACAAAAGCATTCTGGCCAAATAAAAACTGACCAAGAGATGATAACAAGGAGATAGAAGTTGTCAATTTTGTGATAATTTGAGTCTTTTGATGATTTATTCTTCCATGTCCAGTAGCAAAACATTTTCTGTTAGATGCCGGGACTTCAGACTTCTCTTCTGAACTGATCCTCTTCTGCTTGCAATCTTCGATGCTTTTGGTGATAAATTAAAAGTTGGATCGAGAAAGATGTTTTGGCTGAATTGTTGACCAATAGGAGTCCAACCATGTTGTGA encodes the following:
- the LOC123141299 gene encoding uncharacterized protein; protein product: MSKRRRQGEEGQANCHDRSGNKHEKSLYLVLDDWHRGFTIRKLDADSPDVSNPPVVRLVSPARDLPMDFAALGGNIIATSNQYTATVVFDTETDALAMGNPLPDSLLDAANYFFTAGDVLFAFAYYFMRRPHSFQVLTATKDDMNTLCPSTDWSWKSMPAPFAKDEKIESYALHPDGHTMFVSSYINEINRGTFSFDTKTSEWRRHGEWMFPFVLEGFFDADLDAWVGLHPDGYICSCQVPSLSNSSSTLQQPNWKMAKEHRMWNPYHQLARGRGPTLTYMGNSRFFLVDCVAADGLEFQDAFGDSRGCVLNMTTFRLRYDSEGNLRIKDRDTTSCRVSKQLSTFSPVAFWM